The proteins below are encoded in one region of Syntrophotalea carbinolica DSM 2380:
- a CDS encoding 4Fe-4S binding protein gives MQRNPELSDVYQKVLSVKRILIDEDFCKGCGLCAGACPKKLLRIGSKLTKQGYPLVEISEADQENCISCALCARICPDVAITVIKAGKS, from the coding sequence ATGCAGCGGAACCCAGAATTGTCAGATGTTTACCAAAAGGTGCTGTCGGTGAAAAGAATCCTTATTGATGAAGACTTTTGCAAAGGATGCGGGCTTTGTGCCGGGGCCTGTCCTAAAAAACTATTACGAATCGGGAGCAAGCTTACCAAGCAGGGGTATCCCCTGGTTGAAATAAGTGAGGCAGATCAGGAAAATTGTATCTCCTGCGCGTTGTGTGCGCGGATTTGTCCTGACGTCGCCATTACGGTTATCAAGGCCGGTAAGTCATAA
- a CDS encoding 3-methyl-2-oxobutanoate dehydrogenase subunit VorB, producing MKKRLFVKGNEAIAMGAIEAGCRYYFGYPITPQNDIPEYMSREMPLVGGTFVQAESEVAAINMVLGAGAAGGRVMTSSSGPGISLKAEGMSFMAGSEVPAVIVNIQRPGPGLGGIDVSQADYFQAVKGAGHGGYHLIVLAPHSVQELYDLTMLAFDLSDRYRIPAMILGDAMLGQMKEALVPNSYRAPEDLPAKDWAVTGKRGRIRSNAVKSLYLGDGELEAHNWHLHAKYERLKEREIRFEATGLEDAELILTAFGGAARIVKTAIAMARREGLKVGLIRPITLYPFPAEIYRKATAETPKVLCVELNNGQMVEDVRLSAHPGADIRFYGRPGGTGSLPNPEEIFEQICKHYKD from the coding sequence TTGAAAAAACGTCTATTTGTCAAGGGTAATGAAGCGATAGCCATGGGAGCTATCGAGGCTGGCTGCCGTTATTATTTCGGTTACCCCATCACTCCGCAGAACGATATCCCTGAATACATGTCGCGCGAAATGCCCCTGGTCGGCGGCACGTTTGTCCAGGCCGAGAGCGAAGTGGCTGCCATCAATATGGTTCTCGGCGCCGGTGCCGCCGGAGGGCGCGTCATGACATCCTCCTCCGGGCCGGGCATTTCACTCAAGGCCGAGGGCATGTCTTTTATGGCCGGATCCGAAGTGCCTGCCGTTATAGTCAATATTCAGCGGCCCGGTCCCGGTCTGGGCGGGATCGATGTGTCGCAGGCCGATTACTTTCAGGCGGTCAAAGGGGCCGGACACGGGGGATACCATCTGATAGTGCTGGCGCCTCACTCGGTTCAGGAGCTTTACGATTTGACCATGCTGGCTTTCGATCTTTCCGACCGGTATCGTATCCCCGCCATGATTCTCGGCGATGCCATGCTGGGGCAGATGAAAGAAGCGTTGGTGCCCAATTCCTACCGGGCTCCCGAGGATCTTCCGGCTAAAGACTGGGCTGTTACCGGCAAGAGAGGCCGAATCCGCAGCAACGCTGTAAAGTCTCTGTACCTTGGCGATGGTGAATTGGAGGCGCATAACTGGCATCTGCATGCTAAATATGAACGGCTGAAAGAGCGGGAAATCCGTTTTGAAGCCACCGGCCTGGAGGATGCCGAATTGATTCTGACGGCATTCGGCGGGGCAGCGCGCATCGTCAAGACAGCTATCGCCATGGCGCGCAGGGAAGGACTTAAAGTCGGCCTGATCCGGCCGATCACGCTCTATCCTTTCCCGGCCGAAATTTATCGCAAGGCAACGGCCGAGACGCCCAAGGTACTGTGTGTGGAGTTGAATAACGGTCAGATGGTCGAAGACGTTCGGCTATCCGCCCATCCCGGTGCGGATATACGTTTTTACGGACGGCCAGGGGGCACCGGTTCTCTGCCTAATCCTGAAGAAATCTTCGAACAGATCTGTAAGCACTATAAGGACTGA
- a CDS encoding thiamine pyrophosphate-dependent enzyme, translating into MDSNVQTVFQRPSALKEVPTHYCAGCHHGTVHRLVAEAIDLLDVQQQTVGIGSVGCSVLLYDYFDIDVVEAPHGRAPAVATGVKRVHPDNVVFTYQGDGDLAAIGTAEIIHAANRGEPITVIFLNNTTYGMTGGQMAPTTLPGQVTTTSPYGRDVAKEGHPIRVAELLAMLDGTGFSARVAVDTPKRAIEAGRTILKAFEMQVKKQGFAFVEVLGACPTNWGMSPIDANARVGNEMMDFFPLGVYKDITTKG; encoded by the coding sequence ATGGATTCTAACGTTCAGACGGTTTTCCAGCGTCCCTCGGCATTGAAGGAAGTTCCCACTCATTATTGTGCCGGGTGTCATCATGGTACGGTGCATCGCCTGGTGGCGGAAGCTATCGACCTGCTCGATGTGCAACAGCAAACGGTAGGCATCGGCTCCGTCGGGTGCAGCGTTCTGCTGTACGACTATTTCGATATCGATGTCGTCGAGGCCCCTCACGGACGTGCTCCGGCCGTTGCTACCGGCGTGAAGCGCGTTCACCCGGACAATGTGGTTTTCACCTATCAGGGGGACGGGGATCTGGCCGCGATCGGAACCGCGGAAATCATTCACGCAGCCAATCGCGGGGAGCCGATTACCGTTATCTTTCTGAACAATACGACATACGGCATGACCGGCGGGCAGATGGCTCCGACCACATTGCCGGGGCAGGTTACGACGACCTCCCCCTATGGTCGCGATGTTGCGAAAGAGGGGCATCCGATCCGTGTGGCCGAATTGCTCGCCATGCTTGACGGTACCGGTTTTTCAGCGCGGGTGGCGGTGGATACGCCGAAACGTGCCATTGAGGCCGGTCGAACGATTCTCAAGGCTTTTGAAATGCAGGTAAAAAAACAGGGCTTTGCTTTTGTCGAGGTTCTGGGCGCCTGTCCGACCAACTGGGGAATGTCGCCCATCGATGCTAATGCCCGGGTCGGTAACGAGATGATGGATTTTTTCCCGCTTGGCGTTTATAAGGACATCACGACCAAAGGGTAG
- a CDS encoding 2-oxoacid:acceptor oxidoreductase family protein, with the protein MSDNVFMAGYGGQGILLVGNLLACAAILEDKNATYFPAYGPEKRGGAATCTVIVSGEEIGSPVIGHPGTALLFNQLAMDKYFEGIASGGLCIYNSSLVEQVPQHRSDLRLLGVPANELAAEVGNARLVNMIVMGAYAELTGVVSLDSLKSGLDKILPERNKRFIPANNQALDCGADFARKA; encoded by the coding sequence ATGAGCGATAATGTTTTTATGGCCGGGTACGGCGGGCAAGGTATTTTGCTTGTCGGCAACCTGTTGGCGTGTGCTGCCATTCTTGAGGACAAGAATGCGACCTATTTTCCTGCCTATGGCCCTGAAAAACGCGGCGGGGCGGCCACCTGTACCGTGATTGTCTCCGGGGAAGAAATAGGCTCTCCCGTTATCGGCCATCCGGGGACGGCCTTGTTGTTCAATCAACTCGCTATGGATAAGTATTTTGAGGGTATCGCATCGGGCGGTCTGTGCATCTATAACTCCTCTCTCGTCGAACAGGTGCCTCAGCATCGCTCCGATCTGCGGTTGCTTGGCGTTCCGGCCAATGAATTGGCAGCGGAAGTCGGCAACGCGCGCCTCGTTAATATGATTGTGATGGGCGCTTATGCAGAGCTGACCGGCGTCGTAAGTCTGGATAGTTTAAAATCGGGGCTCGACAAGATACTACCTGAACGCAACAAGCGATTTATCCCGGCCAACAACCAGGCTCTGGATTGTGGCGCCGATTTTGCCCGCAAGGCATAG
- a CDS encoding DNA polymerase III subunit chi: protein MTRVEFVKIKRPEKAKHLCELAEHFFTQGQRVLVMVCDDNQGVTLDRFMWTWKKGAFIPHVYDNGAVDCLDEPVIIEVEERNPNNAGVLIMGKPCSLDFIRQFDLVIDFAELYEPQLKVAARKRYAHFRETGFEVAMR from the coding sequence ATGACGCGGGTTGAGTTCGTTAAAATTAAACGCCCCGAAAAAGCAAAACACCTGTGTGAATTGGCCGAGCATTTTTTCACTCAGGGGCAACGGGTGTTGGTCATGGTTTGCGACGATAATCAGGGGGTGACCCTCGACCGGTTCATGTGGACCTGGAAGAAGGGAGCCTTTATTCCGCATGTTTACGATAATGGGGCTGTGGATTGTCTTGACGAACCGGTCATTATTGAGGTAGAAGAACGCAATCCGAACAATGCCGGGGTGCTCATTATGGGCAAGCCCTGTTCCTTGGATTTTATCCGCCAGTTCGATCTGGTTATTGATTTTGCGGAGCTTTACGAGCCGCAGCTTAAGGTTGCCGCGAGGAAGCGGTATGCGCATTTTCGGGAGACCGGTTTTGAGGTTGCCATGCGTTAA
- a CDS encoding RsmE family RNA methyltransferase, which yields MRLDCPAVVEKEMALPPDAVRALSYWSIRPGAIVTVVDSQGICFRARLVDSNKVVPFQPLVSTCVPSKSLTLYQALPEKERFELILQKSVELGVQRIVPFVCSHSTTLAERDAGQRKSHRWPEVVLRAAKQCRRGDIPELGPVMSFDQVLEEVSMWDLNLMLYEGDAQARLHDAFTSKDISSASIIIGPEGGFARHEAQQASDAGILTVSLGPRILRTETAAIAGAALVQFMLGGLD from the coding sequence GTGCGGCTCGATTGCCCTGCCGTCGTTGAAAAGGAAATGGCCCTGCCGCCCGATGCGGTCAGGGCTTTGTCGTATTGGTCGATTCGTCCCGGGGCTATTGTGACGGTTGTCGATAGCCAGGGTATCTGTTTCAGGGCGCGACTCGTCGATTCAAACAAGGTCGTGCCGTTTCAGCCGCTTGTATCGACATGTGTTCCGTCAAAGTCGCTGACACTTTATCAGGCACTGCCGGAAAAAGAGCGTTTCGAGCTGATTTTGCAAAAAAGTGTGGAATTGGGTGTCCAACGCATAGTGCCGTTCGTATGTTCGCATTCCACAACGCTTGCAGAAAGGGATGCCGGGCAGCGTAAATCTCATCGCTGGCCCGAAGTCGTCCTGCGTGCGGCCAAACAGTGCCGCAGGGGGGATATCCCCGAGCTTGGTCCTGTCATGAGCTTCGATCAGGTTCTCGAAGAAGTGAGTATGTGGGATCTTAACCTCATGCTTTACGAGGGGGATGCGCAGGCGAGGCTGCATGACGCTTTTACGTCGAAAGATATCAGCAGCGCTTCGATAATAATAGGGCCCGAAGGAGGCTTTGCCCGGCATGAAGCACAACAGGCTTCCGACGCCGGGATTCTGACGGTAAGCCTCGGCCCACGGATTCTCCGTACGGAAACTGCCGCCATCGCCGGAGCAGCCCTCGTGCAGTTTATGTTGGGCGGTCTCGACTGA
- a CDS encoding RNA methyltransferase — MNFAHICVVLVEPQGPLNIGSVCRAMMNFGFSDLRLVNPVADHLCDDARRMAVKASGILEGARLFPDLPSALADCNLAYGTTRRFGKYREDFLHPDDAAREFIPATQGGRVAWVFGREDKGLETSELDLCQRFVTIPTDDACPSMNLAQSVSICLYETSRVAAIACGKTAGRKSTSSIATLEAMYRHMRDTLTDIGFLDPQNPDHILRSFRRIFGRAGLNDREVRILRGLWSRLDWLNGQRREE; from the coding sequence ATGAATTTCGCTCATATCTGTGTGGTTCTCGTTGAACCCCAGGGGCCGCTTAATATAGGTTCCGTTTGTCGGGCCATGATGAATTTCGGGTTTTCCGATTTGCGTCTGGTAAACCCTGTGGCGGATCATTTGTGCGATGATGCCCGGCGTATGGCGGTCAAGGCGTCGGGGATTTTGGAAGGGGCGCGTCTGTTTCCCGATTTGCCCTCTGCGCTGGCGGATTGTAATCTTGCGTATGGCACAACGCGACGGTTTGGTAAATATCGCGAGGATTTTCTGCATCCGGACGATGCTGCCCGGGAATTCATCCCCGCTACCCAGGGTGGCAGGGTAGCTTGGGTTTTTGGGCGGGAGGACAAAGGGCTGGAGACTTCGGAACTCGATCTCTGTCAGCGCTTTGTAACTATTCCTACGGACGATGCCTGTCCTTCCATGAATCTGGCCCAGTCCGTATCGATCTGTCTTTACGAGACGTCGCGTGTTGCTGCGATAGCATGTGGCAAGACGGCGGGCAGGAAATCGACATCGTCCATAGCTACCCTGGAAGCCATGTACCGACACATGCGGGATACGCTTACCGATATCGGTTTTCTCGACCCTCAGAATCCGGATCATATTTTGCGCAGCTTCCGCAGGATTTTCGGCCGGGCCGGGCTCAATGATCGGGAGGTGCGTATCTTGAGAGGGCTCTGGAGTCGTCTGGACTGGCTCAACGGGCAGCGTCGGGAAGAGTGA
- a CDS encoding class I SAM-dependent RNA methyltransferase — translation MSDYIDDLHIESLAYGGSGVGRYAGKVVFVPLTVPGDHVQCRIVRQKKRYIEARAERVLVASEHRIAPACPAFGQCGGCQWLHLPYAEQCHWKETIFRDFLVRKLDVDSELVRPIVPSPQQWGYRSRVQLKCLNTPKGFLVGFYRRGSHYVIPVDHCPILHPLLNQAKDLLRSWIENTRWSQFVSQIDLAVDDQERVRAVVHCLANDVDDFVTHLKPGALSANMGLFVQTGRKHNLQHVCGPVELLIEVDTPELRLGYGPGGFAQINLPQNRAMVREVVGTLVSNPPGRVLDLFCGMGNFSLPVARLAQEVVGVEAYLQSIEMARLNARLNEIENVSFFAREAYGAATEYGADGAIDLVIMDPPRSGAYDVARELVTVRPARILYVSCDPPTLVRDLLPLLHNGYRLVWSRPFDLFPHTHHTESITFLERV, via the coding sequence ATGTCCGATTATATAGACGACCTGCACATTGAGTCGCTTGCCTATGGCGGCAGCGGTGTCGGGCGCTATGCCGGAAAGGTGGTTTTTGTGCCCCTTACCGTGCCCGGCGACCACGTACAGTGCCGGATTGTGCGACAAAAAAAACGCTATATCGAAGCTCGGGCGGAGCGTGTCCTGGTGGCGTCCGAACATCGCATCGCACCGGCTTGTCCCGCCTTCGGGCAATGCGGCGGTTGTCAGTGGCTGCATCTGCCATACGCCGAGCAATGTCATTGGAAGGAGACGATTTTTCGAGACTTTCTGGTGCGCAAGCTCGACGTGGATTCCGAGCTTGTCCGGCCGATTGTGCCATCACCCCAGCAATGGGGCTATCGCAGCCGGGTGCAGCTTAAGTGTCTGAATACGCCAAAAGGTTTTCTGGTCGGATTTTATCGCCGGGGAAGTCATTATGTCATACCGGTAGACCATTGCCCCATTCTTCATCCGCTGCTGAATCAAGCCAAGGACCTGTTGCGGTCATGGATCGAAAATACGCGCTGGAGCCAGTTTGTTTCGCAGATCGACCTGGCTGTCGATGACCAGGAGCGGGTGAGGGCTGTCGTTCATTGCCTGGCCAACGATGTGGATGACTTCGTGACTCACCTGAAGCCGGGTGCCCTGTCGGCGAATATGGGGCTTTTTGTTCAAACCGGTCGCAAGCATAATCTGCAACATGTGTGCGGGCCGGTGGAGTTGCTGATCGAGGTCGATACTCCGGAACTGCGACTTGGGTACGGACCGGGTGGTTTCGCCCAGATCAACCTGCCGCAAAATCGAGCCATGGTGCGCGAGGTTGTCGGTACGTTGGTCAGCAATCCGCCGGGGAGGGTGTTGGATCTTTTCTGCGGTATGGGTAATTTCAGCCTGCCCGTTGCGCGTCTGGCGCAGGAGGTGGTAGGGGTGGAAGCTTATCTGCAAAGTATTGAAATGGCACGCCTCAATGCCCGTTTGAACGAGATAGAAAATGTTTCGTTCTTTGCCCGGGAAGCGTACGGTGCAGCCACGGAGTACGGTGCGGATGGTGCGATCGATCTGGTGATTATGGATCCGCCCAGGAGTGGCGCCTATGATGTGGCCCGCGAACTGGTGACCGTGCGTCCTGCAAGAATCCTGTATGTTTCGTGCGATCCCCCAACACTCGTCCGGGATCTGCTGCCGTTGCTGCACAACGGTTATCGGTTGGTGTGGTCACGCCCCTTCGACTTGTTCCCGCACACGCATCATACCGAAAGCATTACCTTTCTGGAGAGAGTTTGA
- the rimP gene encoding ribosome maturation factor RimP, with protein MTQQTVLDKIRSLVLPVLEEKGRELVDVEYRREGQGWILRLYIDQPGGVTLDACAEVSREVGVLLEVEDPIDTAYNLEVSSPGLDRPLTKLEDYERFAGRLAKVKSRVSIDVDGKGRGRKTFVGVLAGLSEGKVVLELKDKNGFRMEIPFEDIEKANLEIEF; from the coding sequence ATGACGCAACAGACCGTTCTGGATAAAATCCGTTCTCTCGTTCTGCCTGTTCTGGAAGAAAAGGGGCGCGAACTCGTTGACGTCGAATACAGACGGGAAGGACAGGGCTGGATTCTGCGCTTGTACATTGATCAACCCGGCGGCGTGACTCTCGATGCCTGTGCCGAAGTCAGTCGGGAGGTTGGCGTGCTTCTCGAGGTTGAGGACCCCATTGATACCGCGTATAATCTGGAAGTTTCGTCACCCGGCCTCGATCGTCCTTTAACCAAGCTCGAAGACTACGAGCGGTTCGCCGGTCGACTGGCCAAGGTGAAAAGTCGGGTCTCGATCGATGTCGATGGCAAGGGGCGCGGAAGAAAGACCTTTGTCGGCGTCCTTGCTGGTCTGTCCGAGGGTAAGGTTGTCCTCGAGCTTAAAGATAAAAACGGTTTCCGGATGGAAATTCCTTTTGAGGATATCGAAAAAGCCAATCTGGAAATTGAATTCTGA
- the nusA gene encoding transcription termination factor NusA, giving the protein MLVNLNHIIEQVVKEKGIDRGVLVEALESAVLSAANKKYRNTRDLEAHFNDGLGEVELFEFVTVVDEVVDSYKEIDLEEAREIDEEVEVGDSLGMKIESGNFSRIAAQTAKQVIIQKVREAEREKIYNEFKDRVGELVNGIVRRYERGDLIVDLGLAEGLLPHREQVPRENYRQGDRARVLISEVKISTKGPQIILSRTHPGLVASLFQFEVPEIAEGIVEIKAVAREAGSRTKIAVASYDPDVDPVGACVGMRGSRVQNVVSELRGEKIDIVPWSPDVGRFVCASLAPAEVTRIYLDNDEQALEVIVPDDQLSLAIGKKGQNVRLAARLTGWNIDIKSETRAAEAAKEALGESVAVEDASSEDVASEDATVQESPSVDAVLDDASDEVTEVSDSNEEGSVEEPSA; this is encoded by the coding sequence ATGTTGGTAAATCTTAACCATATCATCGAACAGGTTGTGAAAGAAAAGGGCATTGATCGGGGAGTTCTGGTCGAAGCCCTTGAGTCTGCCGTGCTTTCTGCAGCGAACAAAAAGTACCGCAATACTCGCGATCTGGAAGCTCACTTCAACGACGGACTGGGGGAGGTTGAACTCTTTGAGTTCGTAACGGTTGTCGATGAGGTGGTTGACTCCTATAAGGAGATCGATCTCGAGGAAGCCCGTGAAATCGATGAAGAAGTCGAGGTGGGCGACTCCCTGGGGATGAAGATAGAAAGCGGCAACTTCAGCCGCATCGCGGCCCAAACCGCCAAGCAAGTCATTATTCAGAAGGTGCGCGAAGCCGAGCGGGAAAAAATATACAATGAGTTCAAGGATCGTGTCGGCGAACTTGTTAACGGCATCGTCCGCAGGTACGAGCGCGGTGATCTTATCGTCGATCTCGGCCTTGCCGAAGGGCTGTTGCCTCACCGGGAACAGGTGCCCAGGGAAAACTATCGTCAGGGGGATCGGGCACGCGTGCTTATCTCCGAGGTTAAAATCTCTACCAAGGGGCCGCAGATTATTCTGTCGCGAACCCATCCCGGGCTTGTGGCATCGCTTTTCCAGTTTGAGGTGCCCGAGATTGCCGAAGGTATCGTGGAGATCAAGGCCGTGGCCCGTGAGGCCGGTAGCCGCACCAAGATTGCAGTAGCCTCTTACGATCCGGATGTTGACCCTGTCGGCGCCTGTGTCGGCATGCGGGGTTCTCGTGTGCAGAACGTGGTTTCCGAATTGCGGGGTGAAAAGATCGATATCGTTCCCTGGTCGCCTGACGTGGGACGCTTTGTATGTGCCTCTCTCGCGCCGGCTGAGGTCACCAGAATCTATCTCGACAACGATGAACAGGCCCTGGAAGTCATTGTGCCTGACGATCAGTTGTCTCTGGCCATTGGTAAAAAGGGTCAGAATGTCCGCTTGGCGGCTAGGTTGACCGGCTGGAATATCGATATCAAGAGCGAGACACGTGCCGCAGAGGCCGCCAAGGAGGCCCTTGGGGAGTCCGTGGCTGTTGAAGATGCCTCGTCTGAGGATGTGGCATCCGAGGACGCCACCGTACAGGAATCACCGAGTGTAGATGCGGTGTTGGATGATGCTTCGGACGAAGTGACGGAGGTTTCAGATTCGAATGAAGAAGGATCGGTCGAAGAGCCGTCGGCCTGA
- a CDS encoding DUF448 domain-containing protein, with protein sequence MKKDRSKSRRPEPGSVVKSGPQRTCAGCRKSLDQDLLVRYVLSPQGEIVIDYRRKLPGRGVYTCFNHECVDTAVKRGQLQRSLRGGQVASTDVLWQALQEQVRAKVLSLIGMARKAGQVVSGTRQVLSEIRSGKHFGLLLRASDLSPAIADKVDKTARCSGIPCFAPFGKEHMGQLLGKSERGVVALKSGSLAVSVVDELERLDKFAGELNG encoded by the coding sequence ATGAAGAAGGATCGGTCGAAGAGCCGTCGGCCTGAACCTGGCAGCGTCGTTAAGTCCGGTCCTCAGCGAACCTGTGCCGGGTGCAGGAAGTCTCTTGACCAGGATCTTTTGGTACGGTATGTTCTCAGCCCGCAAGGTGAGATCGTCATCGATTATCGAAGAAAATTGCCAGGTCGCGGTGTTTATACCTGCTTCAATCACGAATGTGTTGACACCGCCGTAAAACGAGGCCAGCTGCAACGTTCATTAAGGGGCGGCCAGGTTGCTTCCACGGATGTATTGTGGCAAGCCCTTCAAGAGCAGGTTCGCGCTAAAGTATTGAGTTTAATCGGCATGGCGAGAAAAGCGGGGCAGGTCGTCTCCGGCACCCGTCAGGTCTTGTCCGAAATACGATCCGGAAAACACTTCGGATTACTTCTGCGGGCATCCGATCTTTCGCCTGCCATTGCCGATAAAGTAGATAAAACGGCCCGATGTAGCGGCATTCCGTGTTTTGCTCCGTTCGGTAAGGAGCACATGGGGCAGTTGCTTGGGAAATCCGAACGCGGTGTCGTTGCGTTGAAAAGTGGTTCACTGGCCGTATCCGTTGTGGATGAACTGGAACGGCTGGATAAATTCGCGGGGGAGCTTAATGGGTAA